The Vibrio orientalis CIP 102891 = ATCC 33934 genome segment ATTGGCTAAGATTAATATATAATCCCACGCTCTGTTCCCCCTACAATTAACTGGTTTCAAAGCAATGGCTAGAAAACATATTTATATTGCCTACACTGGCGGCACCATTGGAATGCAAAAGTCCCATGACCACGGTTATGTTCCAGTCGCTGGTTTTATGGAAAAACAACTCGCAAGCATGCCAGAGTTTCAACGCCCAGAAATGCCAGAGTTTACCATTCACGAATACGACCCTCTGATCGACTCTTCTGATATGACGCCAGCAGATTGGCAACAGATCGCCGACGACATTCGTGATAACTATGACAAGTATGACGGTTTCGTTATCCTACATGGTACGGACACCATGGCATATACGGCGTCAGCATTGTCATTTATGCTCGAGAACCTTGGCAAACCAGTAATTGTAACCGGCTCACAGATCCCTCTAGCTGAGCTTCGTTCTGACGGCCAAGCAAACTTACTTAATGCTCTGCACATTGCGGCTAACTACCCAATCAACGAAGTGACGCTATTCTTCAACAACAAGCTGATGCGCGGTAACCGTAGTACGAAATCTCATGCTGACGGCTTTAATGCCTTTACGTCTCCAAACTTGCCACCTCTGCTTGAAGCCGGTATCAATATTCAAATCAGCAGCGATATTGAAGTGGGTAAAGTGCCTGAAGGTGAGTTTAAGGTTCACGATATTACGCCGCAGCCAATTGGCGTGATTACTATGTACCCAGGCATTTCGCATGAAGTTATTCGTAATACATTGCTACAGCCTGTGAATGCGATGATTCTTTTAACGTTTGGCGTAGGTAACGCACCACAGAACCCTGAGCTTCTGAGCCATCTCAAAGATGCCTCACAGCGTGGCGTGCTTGTGGTAAACCTTACCCAATGTCTAGCTGGTAAAGTGAACATGGGCGGTTATGCGACAGGTTGTGCCCTTGCAGAAGCTGGCGTCATTAGCGGCTACGATATGACCCCTGAAGCAGCACTAGCAAAACTTCACTTCTTACTCAGCCAAGGATTAAGCTACGAACAAGTAAAAGTGAAAATGCAGCAAGTTCTGCGCGGTGAGATGAGCATCTAAGCGACATCGATATAATAAACAAAGCCGACGTCATGTCGGCTTTTTTAGTATTAGGAAAATAATAAAAAAGGCGACTCTGTAAGTCGCCTTTTCTCTATGTGTCTTTCGACTAAGCCAATCTTTCGATTAACCGATGTGCGTTGCGCCAGCCATGTACTTCTGAAGTACTGCTGGGATTGCGATACGGCCATCAGCTTCTTGGTTGTTCTCTAGGATTGCAACCATAGTACGGCCAACCGCTAGACCAGAACCGTTTAGCGTGTGTACTAGCTCTGGCTTCTTCTCGCCTTTACGACGGAAACGAGCTTGCATACGACGTGCTTGGAAGTCCCACATGTTTGAACAAGATGAGATTTCACGGTAAGTCTCTTGTGCTGGAACCCAAACTTCTAAGTCGTAAGTCTTACGAGCACCGAAGCCCATGTCACCAGTACATAGAACCACTTTACGGTAAGGTAGCTCTAGTAGTTGTAGAACTTTCTCAGCGTGACCAGTTAGCTCTTCAAGTGCATCCATTGAATCTTCTGGACGAGTGATCTGAACTAGCTCAACTTTGTCGAACTGGTGCATACGGATTAGACCACGAGTATCGCGACCGTAAGAACCCGCTTCAGAACGGAAACACGGCGTATGCGCTGTCATCTTAAGTGGTAGATCCGCTTCGTCAGAAATCGTGTCACGAACCATGTTCGTTACTGGTACTTCTGCAGTAGGAATCAGAGACAGTTTACGCGGCTCTTCATCGTTTACTTTCTCTTCTAGCGGCTCAGTGTGGAACAGGTCTTTACCAAATTTTGGTAGCTGACCTGTACCGAACAAGCTGTCAGAGTTTACTAGGTACGGTACGTACATTTCTGAGTAGCCGTGCTCTTCTGTGTGAAGATCTAGCATGAACTGAGCAATCGCTCGGTGTAGACGAGCGAATTGACCTTTCATTACGATGAAACGTGCACCAGTGATTTTAGTTGCGCTTGCGAAATCAAGACCGCCACCCATTTCACCAAGATCAACGTGATCTTTTAGTTCGAAGTCGTAAGTTTTTGGCTCACCCCAACGAGAGATCTCTACGTTGTCATCTTCGTCTTTACCATTTGGAACATCGTCAGCAGGCAGGTTTGGAACAGATAGAGTGATCTCTTCCAGTTGTGCCATTACTGCATCAAGTTCAACTTTTTTAGCATCAAGGTCGCTACCTAGAGTACCGATTTGTTTCTTGATCTCTTCAGCGCCGTCTTTGTCACCAGCCGCCATTTTTTGGCCGATCTGCTTAGAGATGGAGTTACGAGTGGATTGTAAATTTTCAACTTCGACTTGAATCGACTTACGTTGTTCTTCAAGTGTACGGATTGTCTCTACGTCTAGCTTAAAGCCACGACGTGCTAGTTTTGCAGCTGTTTCATCCAGCTCTGTACGAAGTAATTTAGAATCCAGCATTGTTAATCCTATGCTTTTTTAGTTGTGAAATTGCGCTCGAACATCTTGCTCAAACGCTAAAAATATTAGCCGAATAAATGTATCTAAAATAGACGCTTATTCATAGCGCTTTTGTGGGCTTTTTGCGTCTAAACTAGCCAAGTAATCTAACTTTTCGCCAATTTTGGTTTCTAAGCCCCGATTTGTCGGTTGATAGTAGCGAGTCTCTGCCATTTCAGGTGGCAAATACTGTTCACCTGCCGCATATGCACCTGGCTCATCATGGGCATAACGATACTCTTGCCCATAGCCAAGATCTTTCATCAAAGAGGTCGGCGCGTTACGTAAGTGAACAGGTACTTCATACTCTGGCAGATTGTGCGCATCCGTTAACGCTTGCTTCCACGCGGTATACACTGCATTGCTTTTTGGCGCACACGCTAGGTAAACAATCGCTTGTGCAATAGCTCGCTCACCTTCTGCTGGGCCAACACGGGTAAAGCAATCCCATGCAGAGAGCGCAACTTGCATCGCCCTAGGGTCTGCATTCCCCACATCTTCTGACGCGATAGCAAGTAAACGGCGGGCGATATACAGCGGGTCACAACCAGCAGCTATCATACGTGCAGACCAATAGAGCGCCGCATCTGGGTTAGAGCCGCGAATCGACTTATGTACTGCCGAAATTAGGTCGTACCAAATATCGCCCTTGTTATCAAAACGAGAGACTTTTTCACCCGCGACTTCAGCTAATAGCGGTAAGGTAATCACCTTCACACCTTGCTCATCCTCTTCGGCCATATCGTAGAGAAGTTCAAGGTAGTTCAGTGACATACGAGCATCACCATTAACTAGCTCAGACAGTCGGTCAAGGACACCTTCAGCAAACGATGCTTCAACATTGCCCAAACCTCGTTCTTTATCTTCAATCGCCTGTTTAAGCGCTAGACGAATATCCTGTTGAGCCAACGAGGTTAACTTGTAAACACGTGCCCGTGAGAGCAATGCGTTGTTAAGCTCGAAAGATGGGTTTTCCGTTGTCGCGCCGATGAAGGTCACCGTGCCATCTT includes the following:
- the ansA gene encoding asparaginase, yielding MARKHIYIAYTGGTIGMQKSHDHGYVPVAGFMEKQLASMPEFQRPEMPEFTIHEYDPLIDSSDMTPADWQQIADDIRDNYDKYDGFVILHGTDTMAYTASALSFMLENLGKPVIVTGSQIPLAELRSDGQANLLNALHIAANYPINEVTLFFNNKLMRGNRSTKSHADGFNAFTSPNLPPLLEAGINIQISSDIEVGKVPEGEFKVHDITPQPIGVITMYPGISHEVIRNTLLQPVNAMILLTFGVGNAPQNPELLSHLKDASQRGVLVVNLTQCLAGKVNMGGYATGCALAEAGVISGYDMTPEAALAKLHFLLSQGLSYEQVKVKMQQVLRGEMSI
- the serS gene encoding serine--tRNA ligase, with the translated sequence MLDSKLLRTELDETAAKLARRGFKLDVETIRTLEEQRKSIQVEVENLQSTRNSISKQIGQKMAAGDKDGAEEIKKQIGTLGSDLDAKKVELDAVMAQLEEITLSVPNLPADDVPNGKDEDDNVEISRWGEPKTYDFELKDHVDLGEMGGGLDFASATKITGARFIVMKGQFARLHRAIAQFMLDLHTEEHGYSEMYVPYLVNSDSLFGTGQLPKFGKDLFHTEPLEEKVNDEEPRKLSLIPTAEVPVTNMVRDTISDEADLPLKMTAHTPCFRSEAGSYGRDTRGLIRMHQFDKVELVQITRPEDSMDALEELTGHAEKVLQLLELPYRKVVLCTGDMGFGARKTYDLEVWVPAQETYREISSCSNMWDFQARRMQARFRRKGEKKPELVHTLNGSGLAVGRTMVAILENNQEADGRIAIPAVLQKYMAGATHIG
- a CDS encoding replication-associated recombination protein A, which codes for MSNFSFDFSGDEDFRPLAARMRPETLDQYIGQQHILGVGKPLRRALEAGHIHSMILWGPPGTGKTTLAEVAANYANAEVERVSAVTSGVKEIRAAIERARENKLAGRRTILFVDEVHRFNKSQQDAFLPHIEDGTVTFIGATTENPSFELNNALLSRARVYKLTSLAQQDIRLALKQAIEDKERGLGNVEASFAEGVLDRLSELVNGDARMSLNYLELLYDMAEEDEQGVKVITLPLLAEVAGEKVSRFDNKGDIWYDLISAVHKSIRGSNPDAALYWSARMIAAGCDPLYIARRLLAIASEDVGNADPRAMQVALSAWDCFTRVGPAEGERAIAQAIVYLACAPKSNAVYTAWKQALTDAHNLPEYEVPVHLRNAPTSLMKDLGYGQEYRYAHDEPGAYAAGEQYLPPEMAETRYYQPTNRGLETKIGEKLDYLASLDAKSPQKRYE